The genomic stretch GTGGAGCTGGTGCATCCGGGGAATGTGGAGCACTATGCCGCTTATGGGAAAAAAGAATAAAGCGTCGAATCCGTAATATGAATTATGAATCGTAATAGATAGGTTAATGCATATTCCGGGTTGAAAAGTTTGAAAGTTGCCAGGTTTGAAGGCTGGCCTTCGAATGGTGTTAAGGAGAGAAGTTTACCGGAGGCGAACCAGCTTGGTAACCGGTCAGATAATAACCGATTCTCATGTGCTGACGGTACCTGACCCCGAAACATGCCATTAATTCACGCAGTGACGAATTGGTTCTAAGACTCAATACTCATGACTCAATACTAAAGAAATGAAACGAAAATGGATTAAAAATAGCATCATTGGCGTCCTCTTGCTGGTCGCATTGGGCAGCTCGATAAGCATCAAAAAACTGGATGAAGTACGCGCCAGTGCCTCCGAAGAGGAATTCGACGCAGTGGCTTATGCTGAAGATTTTTGGGAAAAGGAGCTGATCCCTGATTTGGAAGAGGCAGTAGAAGTGAACCACTTGACCCATTTACTCAGAAACCGGCCTAAGGAAGCGTTTGAGCAGCATTCAGAAGCTTTGGGCATCGGTAATATTCGTTTTTTTATGATCCAGGGAAAAGGCGAAATCCGTCAAGTCGGTGAAGATGACCTTACAGTGCTGGTGGAGACTGATACCAGTAGCCAAGTGGTAAAAATCGAAACCGAGTACATCTTTGGCAATGCTGTCCGCGATGCCAGTGGCAAGGTGGACCTGACCAAGTTTGAGCAAACCATGGACTTTAACAACGTTTCGGCAGCTATTAACCAACTAGTAAGGGAAAAGGTCTTGCCTTCCTTGAAAGCAAATGCTGAAGTGGGAAAAGAGATTGCTTTTGTAGGGGCCGTGGAAATGAATCGCGAGCAGGTGGATTTGAGCGAAATAGCCTTGATTCCAGTGAATGCCACTTTTTTGGAGGGAAAAGATCAGACCGTCTATGCTGACCGTTAAAAACATCACCAAGGAGTTTGCCGGAGTAAAGGCCTTGGACAATGTCAGCTTGGAGTTACAAGCAGGGCAGGTTACAGCCATCTTGGGTGAAAATGGTGCAGGAAAATCCACGCTCATGAAAATTCTTTCCGGGGTTTACCCGGACTATGATGGCACCATTTATTTTCATGGAAAGCCTGTCAAATTCCAAAATACCAAAGAAGCCCAAGAAATAGGCATCAATATTATCCATCAAGAGCTGAACCTCATCCCCTATCTCGGTATTCGGGAAAACATCTTTTTGGGCAGGGAGCTGGAAACGGCCATCGGACTACTGGATGTGGCCAAGATGCACAAGGAATCAGTGAAGCTGCTCAAAAAACTCAAGCTGGACATGGATCCAGAAACCCCCGTCAGCCAACTCAAAGTAGGTCAACAGCAGCTGGTGGAAATTGCCAAAGCGCTTTCACTGGAAAGTCAGGTGATCATCATGGACGAGCCTACTTCGGCGATTTCCGACCAAGAGGTGGAAATTCTGTTTGAGATCGTCAGGCATTTAAAGGAGGAAGGAAAGGCCATTGCCTATATCTCCCATAAACTTGACGAGCTTTTTGCCATTGCTGACCGCTATGTCGTGCTCCGGGATGGACAGATGATCGAAGCAGGCAAAATGGAAGGCATGACCGAGGACGCCCTGATCCAAAAAATGGTGGGCAGGGAAGTGGTCATTGAACGGTCCTGCACCGACAGACAATTTGATGAAAAGATACTTTCTGTAAAAAATTTAACTGTCAAGCATCCCAAAATTGTCGATAAGTTCCTGCTTAAGGATATCAACTTTGAGTTAGGCAAGGGAGAGGTGCTGGGCATATTTGGCCTGATGGGAGCAGGACGGACCGAGTTGATGGAAGCACTCTTTGGGGTACTTCCGCATCAGGGAGCAGAGATCACACTTGCTGGAAAAGTCCATGAATTCAAAAAGCCCCTGGAAGCGATGGATGCAGGATTGGCCTTGGTGCCGGAAGACCGGAAACATGATGGTCTGGTGCTGTGCATGGATGTCTGTACCAATTCCAGTTTGACCGTAGTGGACAGTGTCCTAAGTGGAGGACTTTTGGACGAGAAGAAGGAAAAAGGCCTTGCCCAAAAGTACATGGGCGAACTTAAAATCAAGGCTTCTTCCCACCGACAAGTCGTGGAAAAACTAAGTGGGGGCAACCAGCAGAAAGTGGTCTTGGCCAAATGGCTGGCAACACGTCCAAAAGT from Echinicola soli encodes the following:
- a CDS encoding DUF2291 domain-containing protein, producing MKRKWIKNSIIGVLLLVALGSSISIKKLDEVRASASEEEFDAVAYAEDFWEKELIPDLEEAVEVNHLTHLLRNRPKEAFEQHSEALGIGNIRFFMIQGKGEIRQVGEDDLTVLVETDTSSQVVKIETEYIFGNAVRDASGKVDLTKFEQTMDFNNVSAAINQLVREKVLPSLKANAEVGKEIAFVGAVEMNREQVDLSEIALIPVNATFLEGKDQTVYADR
- a CDS encoding sugar ABC transporter ATP-binding protein, which codes for MLTVKNITKEFAGVKALDNVSLELQAGQVTAILGENGAGKSTLMKILSGVYPDYDGTIYFHGKPVKFQNTKEAQEIGINIIHQELNLIPYLGIRENIFLGRELETAIGLLDVAKMHKESVKLLKKLKLDMDPETPVSQLKVGQQQLVEIAKALSLESQVIIMDEPTSAISDQEVEILFEIVRHLKEEGKAIAYISHKLDELFAIADRYVVLRDGQMIEAGKMEGMTEDALIQKMVGREVVIERSCTDRQFDEKILSVKNLTVKHPKIVDKFLLKDINFELGKGEVLGIFGLMGAGRTELMEALFGVLPHQGAEITLAGKVHEFKKPLEAMDAGLALVPEDRKHDGLVLCMDVCTNSSLTVVDSVLSGGLLDEKKEKGLAQKYMGELKIKASSHRQVVEKLSGGNQQKVVLAKWLATRPKVLMLDEPTRGIDINAKNEIYKLIRQLASEGLGLIVVSSELPEILAISDRVLVMAEGRLTANIPISKQTSEDEILQAAIPKNKERIK